A window of the Bacillus sp. A301a_S52 genome harbors these coding sequences:
- a CDS encoding 5'-deoxyadenosine deaminase has product MSRLLIKNAELITMNQQDDQFIGDIYIEHDTIKDIGKNLDYPEADKVIDATGRVVTPGFIQTHIHLCQTIFRGKGDDLELMDWLKKRIWPLEAAHDEESIYYSALLGTGELIQSGTTSIVDMETVHHTDFAFQAIEKSGIRALSGKVMMDKGDEVPKRLQENTSDSIQQSVDLMEKWHKKNGRIHYAFSPRFVVSCTETLLKEVGNLSQKHATYVHTHASENRGEIEIVEAETGMHNVEYLDYLGLANERLILAHCVWLNENEKQIIKQRKVKVSHCPGSNLKLASGVANIPSLLDAHICVSLGADGAPCNNNLDMFNEMRIAALIQKPAHGPTAMDAKTVFKMATIEGAKAMGMDHDIGSLEIGKKADLIILNLNDFHMYPSYDVDTISRIVYSTTRADVETTIVHGDVVMENRRLKTIDKDVTLKEANHSIKRLIQRLPDIS; this is encoded by the coding sequence ATGAGCAGATTGTTAATTAAAAACGCAGAACTTATTACAATGAACCAACAGGATGACCAATTTATTGGTGATATATATATTGAACACGACACCATTAAGGATATTGGCAAAAACTTAGACTATCCTGAAGCTGATAAGGTGATTGACGCTACGGGTCGCGTTGTGACACCAGGATTTATCCAGACACATATACACTTATGTCAAACGATATTCAGAGGGAAAGGTGACGATTTAGAGCTGATGGATTGGTTAAAGAAACGTATATGGCCGCTGGAAGCTGCTCATGATGAGGAATCGATCTATTATTCTGCATTACTAGGTACTGGAGAGCTTATACAAAGTGGCACAACATCAATTGTAGATATGGAAACCGTCCATCACACCGATTTTGCCTTTCAAGCGATTGAAAAATCGGGCATAAGAGCTTTATCTGGAAAAGTGATGATGGATAAAGGTGACGAAGTGCCAAAACGCCTTCAAGAAAACACGTCAGACTCCATACAGCAAAGTGTGGACTTAATGGAGAAGTGGCACAAAAAGAACGGCCGTATTCATTATGCCTTCTCACCTCGATTCGTCGTTTCGTGTACGGAGACCTTGTTAAAAGAAGTGGGGAACCTTTCGCAAAAACATGCCACCTACGTGCATACTCACGCTTCCGAAAACAGAGGCGAGATAGAAATTGTTGAAGCGGAAACCGGTATGCACAATGTCGAATATCTTGATTATCTTGGTCTAGCTAATGAACGTCTTATTTTGGCTCATTGTGTGTGGCTAAATGAGAATGAAAAGCAGATTATTAAGCAAAGAAAGGTGAAGGTCAGCCATTGCCCAGGCTCCAATTTGAAATTAGCATCAGGAGTCGCTAATATTCCAAGTTTACTTGATGCCCATATATGTGTCAGTTTAGGAGCGGACGGTGCTCCGTGTAACAATAATTTAGATATGTTTAATGAAATGAGAATAGCAGCTCTTATTCAAAAGCCTGCCCATGGGCCTACTGCTATGGATGCTAAAACAGTTTTTAAAATGGCTACGATTGAAGGAGCGAAAGCGATGGGCATGGACCATGACATTGGGAGCCTAGAGATAGGAAAAAAAGCGGATCTTATTATTTTGAATTTAAATGATTTTCATATGTATCCGTCATATGATGTTGATACCATTTCACGTATCGTCTACTCAACAACACGTGCTGATGTGGAGACAACCATTGTTCATGGTGATGTGGTGATGGAAAACCGTCGTCTGAAAACGATAGATAAAGACGTTACCCTAAAAGAGGCAAACCATTCAATTAAACGGCTTATTCAACGACTTCCAGACATTTCTTAA
- the uraD gene encoding 2-oxo-4-hydroxy-4-carboxy-5-ureidoimidazoline decarboxylase: protein MYTITEINSMQASEFITIIGPVFEHSPWVAEKTWPHRPFTCVSQLHNRMTKEMYQANTALKLSLLRAHPDLGTKLEVSETSGKEQREAGLNRLTEREYSQFADQNDSYVKQFGFPFIMAVKGKKKEQILQQMKKRRHHSYEKEMETALEEVSKIAGFRLNELIHKESVV, encoded by the coding sequence ATGTATACGATAACGGAAATCAATTCAATGCAGGCGTCTGAATTTATAACAATCATAGGGCCTGTATTTGAGCACTCTCCATGGGTAGCAGAGAAAACGTGGCCTCATCGTCCATTTACATGTGTTAGTCAACTTCATAACAGGATGACAAAGGAAATGTATCAAGCGAATACAGCGTTAAAATTATCTCTGTTGCGTGCTCATCCAGATCTTGGAACAAAGCTTGAGGTCTCTGAAACGTCTGGAAAGGAACAACGGGAGGCCGGATTGAATAGGCTCACGGAGAGAGAATATAGTCAGTTTGCTGATCAAAATGACTCGTATGTTAAACAATTTGGCTTTCCATTCATTATGGCTGTTAAAGGGAAAAAAAAGGAGCAAATCCTCCAACAAATGAAAAAGCGGCGGCATCATTCCTATGAAAAGGAAATGGAAACAGCACTGGAGGAAGTGAGCAAAATTGCCGGTTTTAGACTGAATGAGCTTATCCATAAAGAGAGTGTTGTGTAG
- the pucL gene encoding urate oxidase, translating to MQTKAATRMMYYGKGDVFVYRTYAKPLTDVAIIPESSFNGRSNIILGMDVQVALKGDAFLTSFTEGDNSLVVATDSMKNFILHYAGEYHGNTMEGFLTFVGRKFLDKYSHIDAVDLKGRQFPFMEAEVLINGEVTASESVFREGTLEKPLASVEIERKEKGYGLKDHQSGVFGLHLIKVKGSSFAGYIKDEFTTLPETYDRPLFIYLNIYWRYKNPSDGEGKEPQHYVAAEHVKHIAQTVFHSVDSPSIQKLIFDIGKRILQRFPQLAEVSFESNNRTWETVKEEVTSSTDGKVFTDPRPPYGFQGFTMYHEDVVGEE from the coding sequence ATGCAAACAAAAGCAGCCACACGTATGATGTATTATGGTAAAGGGGATGTGTTCGTTTATCGTACGTATGCTAAACCGCTGACAGATGTGGCAATAATTCCAGAGTCTTCGTTTAACGGGCGCAGTAATATTATTTTAGGAATGGATGTGCAAGTGGCCCTTAAAGGAGATGCGTTTCTCACTTCTTTTACTGAAGGAGATAATTCACTCGTTGTGGCTACAGATTCAATGAAGAATTTTATTCTTCACTATGCAGGAGAATATCATGGAAATACGATGGAAGGATTTCTTACATTTGTAGGGAGGAAATTTCTTGATAAATATTCACATATAGATGCTGTTGATTTAAAAGGGAGACAATTTCCATTTATGGAGGCCGAAGTTTTAATAAATGGAGAAGTAACAGCTAGTGAGAGCGTCTTTCGTGAAGGGACACTGGAAAAGCCTTTAGCGTCAGTAGAAATAGAACGAAAAGAAAAGGGTTATGGCCTGAAGGACCATCAAAGTGGAGTGTTCGGTCTACATCTGATCAAAGTGAAAGGTAGCTCCTTTGCAGGTTATATAAAGGATGAATTTACAACACTGCCAGAAACATATGATCGACCGTTGTTTATTTATTTAAACATTTATTGGCGTTATAAAAACCCGAGTGACGGAGAAGGGAAAGAGCCACAACATTATGTGGCAGCTGAACATGTGAAACATATTGCTCAAACAGTCTTTCACAGTGTTGATTCACCGTCCATTCAAAAATTAATATTTGATATTGGAAAGCGAATCCTTCAGCGATTTCCACAACTAGCTGAAGTGTCGTTTGAATCAAATAACCGAACATGGGAAACGGTTAAAGAAGAGGTCACATCTTCCACTGATGGAAAAGTATTTACTGATCCTCGTCCCCCATATGGGTTTCAAGGATTCACAATGTATCACGAAGATGTAGTAGGTGAGGAATAA
- the uraH gene encoding hydroxyisourate hydrolase — protein sequence MSGKLTTHVLDMSTGKPAAGLTIELWKYNDNVGDYEKLQEAVTMKDGRLEQPLLEGDTLTAGRYELLFHVGAYFATMEVVTDDPPFLNVIPVSFGIANNHDDYHVPLLIAPGGYSTYRGS from the coding sequence ATGTCCGGGAAGCTTACTACCCATGTTCTTGATATGAGTACTGGTAAGCCAGCAGCAGGCCTCACCATTGAACTTTGGAAATACAATGACAATGTAGGCGACTATGAAAAGCTTCAAGAAGCGGTGACAATGAAAGATGGAAGGCTTGAACAGCCACTGCTCGAAGGGGATACGCTCACGGCTGGACGTTATGAGCTACTTTTCCATGTTGGGGCTTATTTTGCAACGATGGAGGTTGTGACAGACGATCCCCCTTTTTTAAATGTCATACCGGTGAGCTTTGGTATAGCAAATAATCATGACGATTATCATGTGCCATTGCTCATTGCCCCTGGTGGTTATAGTACCTACCGTGGTAGTTAA